One window of the Ignavibacteria bacterium genome contains the following:
- the sucD gene encoding succinate--CoA ligase subunit alpha, with protein sequence MSILVNKKTRLVVQGITGGEGTFHTSQMLAYGTNVVAGVTPGKGGSQYKGNEKDMFEKAVPIFNTVADAVNNVGADTSVIFVPAQFAADAIMESAAAGIKLVVCITEGIPTRDMVRVYDYTQKVGTRFIGPNCPGIITPGECKVGIMPGFIHKPGRVGLISRSGTLTYEAVHQLTTRGIGQSTCIGIGGDPIIGTRFLDAIKLFNEDDKTDAIVMIGEIGGSAEEEAAAFIKKNVKKPVVGFIAGQTAPPGRRMGHAGAIISGGKGTAAEKFKAMREAGIHVVESPAMLGEMMEKVLGKKSVSTKVSGVKKSVEKKVAPTKRVTSKIKK encoded by the coding sequence ATGTCAATTTTAGTCAACAAAAAAACTCGGCTCGTCGTGCAGGGAATTACCGGCGGCGAAGGAACATTTCACACATCGCAAATGCTCGCGTATGGAACAAACGTTGTTGCCGGCGTAACTCCCGGCAAAGGCGGTTCGCAATACAAAGGCAACGAAAAAGATATGTTTGAAAAAGCAGTTCCGATTTTCAATACCGTTGCCGATGCAGTAAATAACGTAGGCGCGGATACATCGGTGATTTTTGTCCCTGCGCAATTTGCTGCCGATGCAATTATGGAATCAGCCGCCGCGGGAATCAAACTCGTTGTGTGCATCACGGAAGGAATTCCCACGCGCGATATGGTTCGTGTGTATGATTACACGCAAAAAGTCGGTACGCGTTTTATCGGTCCGAATTGTCCCGGAATTATTACGCCGGGAGAATGTAAAGTCGGAATTATGCCGGGATTTATTCACAAGCCGGGACGCGTGGGATTGATTTCGCGGAGTGGAACGCTCACGTATGAAGCCGTGCATCAACTCACCACGCGCGGCATCGGACAATCAACGTGCATCGGTATTGGCGGCGACCCGATTATCGGAACGCGATTTCTCGATGCGATAAAACTGTTCAACGAAGACGACAAAACCGATGCGATTGTAATGATTGGTGAAATCGGCGGAAGCGCGGAAGAAGAAGCGGCGGCGTTTATCAAAAAGAATGTGAAGAAACCTGTTGTCGGATTTATTGCGGGACAAACCGCTCCTCCCGGACGAAGAATGGGACACGCAGGCGCAATTATTTCCGGTGGAAAAGGAACTGCGGCAGAAAAATTCAAAGCGATGCGCGAAGCAGGAATTCACGTTGTCGAAAGTCCTGCAATGCTTGGCGAAATGATGGAGAAAGTGC